CTATCCAGGTACTCCATATGATGCCAGTAACCTCCGGGCATAAACAGCGTATCCCCATGCGAAAGCGTTACATCAAACCCCTCGGCAAACTGTACCGCCGGAAACCGCTCTATATCAAGTTTGCTTTTACCGGCATCGTAATAATTGCTGAAATCCGCCATGCTCAACACCTCAAACGGCTTGCGGTAAAGCTTATGCTGTTCTTTATAAGGGAAAAGTAATACCCGTTTCCTGCCCGCGAACTGCGTATGCAGTATATGACTCAGGTCTATATCAAAATGCATATGCGTAATAGACCCTTCGCCGCCAACAAACAGCATCGGCATACGCTTTACAAAACCTTTCATTAAATGATCAGGCCAGGTAAAATCCTGCTTTAACTGCGGCGCATGACTGAAAATATTAAAAAGAAAGATCCGCCACGCAGCCGGCCCCCTGCTTATCATATCGATGTACTCCCCAAAACTTTTATAGTCGTCGGCCTTGTTGATAGGAGTGTAAGCATCACTTTTGGTATTATTAT
This Filimonas effusa DNA region includes the following protein-coding sequences:
- a CDS encoding cupin-like domain-containing protein, which translates into the protein MLLRPVDIVDNISAEHFKKNYLAPRIPVVIRNLSADWPATEKWTWDYFKAVAGDKRIGIYNNTKSDAYTPINKADDYKSFGEYIDMISRGPAAWRIFLFNIFSHAPQLKQDFTWPDHLMKGFVKRMPMLFVGGEGSITHMHFDIDLSHILHTQFAGRKRVLLFPYKEQHKLYRKPFEVLSMADFSNYYDAGKSKLDIERFPAVQFAEGFDVTLSHGDTLFMPGGYWHHMEYLDSGFAMSLRALNYSVNGALKGVWNLTGMRGIDTLLKKTFPVPWYEWKQKKIFELAEKGNGG